A region of Spirochaetaceae bacterium DNA encodes the following proteins:
- a CDS encoding ABC transporter permease, translating into MSESNASNAPLSVDAGGSPVGEAARDPGGGRRRPLTDFFGRLLRQQPLGAAAGVVLLGLIFVAVFAEQLTPHEYDIGRVQDRLQAPSAEHPLGTDHAGRDVLARILKGAQVSLLVGLMATLLNTIVALLVGGTTGFIGGRVDIYTQRFVDAWMSFPGLLLLLTIMSFVDRSIVTVIVVLGVTGGIPASRVVRGAVIGVKENAYFQAAEAAGARRRRILVRHVLPNIAAPLIVIFSINVGSVIIAEASLSFLGFGLPVNVPSWGGMLSREGRRYMELAPRLALWPGLFLTVTVYCLNMVGDAVRDLLDPRLRGTAGPYGGSTSRRRGVGTP; encoded by the coding sequence ATGAGTGAGTCGAATGCGTCGAATGCGCCGCTTTCGGTCGACGCGGGCGGCAGTCCGGTGGGTGAGGCGGCGCGTGACCCGGGCGGCGGCCGGCGCCGCCCCTTGACTGACTTCTTCGGTCGATTGCTGCGCCAGCAGCCGCTGGGCGCCGCGGCCGGCGTGGTCCTGTTGGGGCTGATCTTCGTCGCCGTCTTTGCCGAGCAGTTGACGCCGCACGAGTACGACATCGGCCGCGTGCAGGACCGCTTGCAGGCGCCCTCCGCCGAGCACCCGCTCGGCACCGATCACGCCGGCCGCGACGTGCTGGCGCGGATCCTGAAGGGCGCCCAGGTGTCGCTGCTGGTGGGGCTGATGGCGACCCTGCTGAACACCATCGTGGCGCTGCTGGTGGGCGGCACCACCGGCTTCATCGGCGGCCGGGTCGACATCTACACCCAGCGCTTCGTCGATGCCTGGATGTCGTTCCCGGGATTGCTGCTGCTGCTCACCATCATGTCGTTCGTCGATCGCAGCATCGTCACGGTGATCGTGGTGCTGGGCGTCACCGGCGGCATTCCGGCGTCGCGGGTGGTGCGCGGCGCGGTGATCGGCGTCAAGGAGAACGCCTACTTCCAAGCCGCGGAGGCGGCCGGCGCGCGCCGGCGCCGGATCCTGGTGCGCCACGTGCTGCCCAACATCGCCGCGCCGCTGATCGTGATCTTCAGTATCAACGTCGGCAGCGTGATCATCGCCGAGGCCAGCTTGAGCTTCCTCGGTTTCGGCCTGCCGGTGAACGTGCCGAGCTGGGGCGGCATGCTGAGCCGCGAAGGGCGGCGGTACATGGAGCTGGCGCCGCGCCTGGCGCTGTGGCCCGGTCTGTTCCTGACGGTGACGGTGTACTGCCTCAACATGGTGGGCGACGCGGTCCGCGACCTGCTCGACCCGCGCCTGCGCGGCACCGCCGGCCCCTACGGGGGCTCCACGTCCCGCCGCCGCGGAGTTGGCACGCCCTGA
- a CDS encoding ABC transporter permease yields MRAYLIRRVLLVIPTILIVTILVFLSVRFIPGSVIEVMVARMGYEGGGAIDIAAAKKRLGLDVPVPVQYGRWIGNIVVRGTLGSSLYGGSSGYTVEAMMASRIGVTLELGLLAILTGLIIAVPIGIYSAIRQYTVADYAGRSAAIVGLSTPNFWLALLVIIYPAIWWGWTPPLTHVRFAVDPLANLTMFLFPALILGTYLAASTMRMTRTMMLEVLRQDYVRTAWAKGLQERRVVLRHVVKNALIPVVTLIGLQLPIIAGGSVIIETIFNLPGLGRLMLSALNLRDYPVVSGVNLFFASVVVLINLATDLAYAYLDPRIRYE; encoded by the coding sequence GTGCGGGCGTATTTGATCAGGCGGGTGCTGCTGGTCATCCCCACTATCTTGATCGTCACCATCCTGGTGTTTCTGTCGGTGCGCTTCATTCCCGGCAGCGTCATTGAGGTGATGGTCGCCCGGATGGGCTACGAAGGCGGCGGCGCGATCGACATTGCTGCCGCGAAAAAGCGGCTCGGGCTCGACGTCCCCGTTCCCGTGCAGTACGGGCGGTGGATCGGGAACATCGTCGTGCGTGGCACCCTCGGCAGCTCGCTATACGGCGGCTCGAGCGGCTACACCGTGGAGGCGATGATGGCCTCCAGGATAGGCGTGACCCTGGAGCTGGGGCTGCTGGCGATCCTGACCGGTTTGATCATCGCGGTGCCGATCGGTATCTATTCGGCGATTCGGCAGTACACGGTGGCCGACTACGCTGGCCGCTCGGCGGCGATCGTCGGCCTGTCGACCCCGAACTTCTGGCTCGCGCTGCTGGTCATCATCTATCCGGCCATCTGGTGGGGGTGGACGCCGCCGCTGACGCACGTCCGCTTCGCCGTCGACCCGCTGGCGAACCTCACCATGTTCCTGTTTCCCGCCCTGATCCTGGGGACCTACCTGGCGGCCAGCACGATGCGCATGACCCGCACCATGATGCTGGAGGTGCTGCGCCAGGACTATGTAAGGACGGCTTGGGCCAAGGGCCTGCAGGAGCGCAGGGTGGTGCTCCGGCACGTCGTCAAGAACGCCCTCATCCCGGTGGTCACGCTGATCGGCCTGCAACTGCCGATCATCGCCGGTGGCTCGGTGATCATCGAGACCATTTTCAACCTGCCCGGGCTCGGACGCCTGATGCTGAGCGCGCTCAACCTGCGCGACTACCCGGTGGTGTCCGGCGTGAACCTGTTCTTCGCCTCGGTGGTGGTGCTGATCAACCTCGCCACCGACCTGGCGTACGCCTACCTGGATCCGAGGATCCGCTATGAGTGA
- a CDS encoding ABC transporter substrate-binding protein, with product MTTKTFAVALVLALVATGVSASPAGEEEPAAAMEKEMVMDPSTGKMVTAPEYGGTLTIASKNELLDQDPSIGGHWAGFQIMGVNEKLAYVNWATPRDEYPLTFWYTPPQHLTGWLAESWSNPDLQTLIVKVRQGVHWHDKPPMNGRELTAEDVAWTYRRIGGLLDWKPEYTYALRNFPWESIEATDRYTVEFKLTEPRLDLQNQVLTEVGVWILPPEVIEQHGNYSDWRNVVGTGPFMLADFQPEVRKQWVRNPDYWGFDEKYPDNRLPYVDELVALHMKEEATYTAALRTGQVDMLTVGGGIALATVEAVDAILKTNPDMQAVPFYSRALQVSGLNIRRPPFDDIRVRKAMNMAIDRDAINESYYGGYAYPTVQGWVGAALGEMHTPFAERSADLQAEYSYHPQEAERLLDEAGYPRGADGVRFKVTYDHRDVIDLGWVEIVAGYWKAIGVEVEITVMDTGAWVDRRARGLYEMTTGDSGWDLSPAHIMSYYGYVHNYQGEGQANQAGEYTGGLKDATMSRLYEAFQAATSQEARIPIMREFDDYIMRQHFQVYGHKAPAFQLANPWVKGWNGETFLTDMSNNEILVRVWIDQDLKAKMGF from the coding sequence ATGACTACAAAGACCTTCGCGGTTGCGTTGGTCCTCGCCCTGGTCGCCACTGGCGTCTCGGCGAGCCCGGCCGGGGAAGAGGAGCCGGCCGCGGCGATGGAGAAGGAGATGGTGATGGACCCGTCCACCGGCAAGATGGTGACCGCACCCGAGTACGGCGGCACCCTCACCATCGCATCCAAGAACGAGCTCCTGGACCAGGATCCGTCGATCGGCGGACACTGGGCCGGCTTTCAGATCATGGGGGTGAACGAGAAGCTGGCATACGTCAACTGGGCCACGCCGCGGGACGAGTACCCCTTGACCTTTTGGTACACGCCGCCCCAGCACCTCACCGGGTGGCTGGCAGAGAGCTGGTCGAATCCCGACCTGCAGACGCTCATCGTCAAGGTCCGGCAGGGCGTTCACTGGCACGACAAGCCGCCGATGAACGGACGCGAGCTGACCGCCGAAGACGTCGCCTGGACCTACCGCCGCATCGGTGGCCTCCTCGACTGGAAGCCGGAGTATACCTACGCCCTGCGCAACTTTCCGTGGGAATCCATCGAGGCCACCGACCGGTACACGGTCGAGTTCAAGCTGACCGAGCCGCGTCTGGACTTGCAGAACCAGGTGCTCACCGAGGTCGGCGTCTGGATCCTGCCACCGGAGGTCATCGAGCAGCACGGCAACTACTCCGATTGGCGGAACGTGGTCGGCACCGGGCCGTTCATGCTGGCTGACTTCCAACCCGAGGTACGCAAGCAGTGGGTGCGCAATCCCGACTACTGGGGCTTCGACGAGAAGTACCCGGACAACCGGCTGCCCTACGTCGATGAGCTGGTGGCTCTCCATATGAAGGAAGAGGCGACCTACACTGCCGCGCTGCGCACCGGCCAGGTAGACATGCTTACTGTCGGCGGCGGCATCGCGCTGGCCACCGTCGAAGCGGTGGATGCCATCCTGAAGACCAACCCCGACATGCAGGCAGTCCCGTTCTACAGTCGCGCACTGCAGGTGTCCGGCCTGAACATCCGCCGGCCGCCGTTCGACGACATCCGCGTGCGCAAGGCGATGAACATGGCGATCGACCGCGATGCCATCAACGAGAGCTACTACGGCGGGTATGCCTACCCGACGGTGCAGGGCTGGGTCGGCGCCGCGCTCGGCGAGATGCACACTCCGTTCGCGGAGCGGTCCGCGGATCTGCAGGCTGAGTACTCCTACCATCCGCAGGAGGCCGAGCGCTTGCTCGACGAGGCCGGCTACCCGCGCGGCGCGGACGGGGTGCGGTTCAAGGTCACCTACGACCACCGCGACGTGATCGACCTCGGATGGGTCGAGATCGTGGCCGGCTACTGGAAGGCGATCGGCGTGGAGGTGGAGATCACGGTGATGGACACCGGCGCCTGGGTCGATCGCCGCGCCCGCGGGCTCTACGAGATGACGACCGGCGACTCCGGCTGGGATCTGAGTCCCGCGCACATCATGAGCTACTACGGCTACGTCCACAACTACCAGGGCGAAGGGCAGGCGAACCAGGCGGGTGAATACACCGGCGGGCTCAAGGACGCGACCATGAGTCGGCTCTACGAGGCGTTCCAGGCTGCGACCAGCCAAGAAGCGCGGATCCCGATCATGCGAGAGTTCGACGATTACATCATGCGCCAGCACTTCCAGGTCTACGGCCACAAGGCGCCGGCGTTCCAGCTGGCCAACCCCTGGGTCAAGGGCTGGAACGGCGAGACGTTCCTCACGGATATGAGCAACAACGAGATTCTGGTGCGGGTCTGGATCGACCAGGACCTGAAGGCGAAAATGGGCTTCTGA